Proteins encoded together in one Oncorhynchus mykiss isolate Arlee chromosome 7, USDA_OmykA_1.1, whole genome shotgun sequence window:
- the si:dkey-43k4.5 gene encoding potassium voltage-gated channel subfamily S member 2 — protein MVKESLRAWVQDAEDILVHINVGGLKRSLFSSTLSNFPDTRLGRLLACESEEAILQVCDDYDAQQKEFYFDRNPGLFPYVLQFYQTGKLHIMEELCIFSFCQEIEYWGINEFFLDSCCSYRYHDRKLESRHKSWDEESDVSSVDTSVDEISDLNKDIQHFQEMRCGNARKYLWLTLENPGYSIPSKLFSFLSIAVVLTSISIMCINSLPEYQHFDEDGKQVEEPTLQALEFFCICWFTFEVVTRMLLAPNRRKFFRHPLNIIDIVSVLPIYITLPIDLALGSESELGNLGKLVQVFRLMRIFRVLKLARHSTGLRSLGATLRHSYREVGILLLYLGVGVCVFSGFAYTAEYEEDVGLDTIPACWWWGTVSMTTVGYGDVVPVTVAGKLAASGCILGGTLVVALPITIIFNKFSHFYRKQKALEASVRNSNKKKVKVCSDNVQEEEDEDGGLDRDSQCLEELDEDEDDGGVVNYSYVDHPPLPMERSSPLARRKEFFNSECFTINTGQMTEELLQGK, from the exons ATGGTAAAAGAGAGTCTCCGAGCCTGGGTCCAGGACGCTGAGGATATCCTGGTGCACATCAATGTTGGAGGCCTGAAGCGCAGCCTGTTCTCGAGCACTCTAAGTAATTTCCCCGATACACGTCTGGGACGCCTGCTGGCCTGCGAGTCCGAGGAGGCCATATTGCAAGTTTGCGACGATTACGACGCTCAACAAAAGGAGTTTTACTTTGACCGCAACCCGGGACTCTTCCCTTACGTGCTGCAATTCTACCAGACCGGCAAACTCCACATCATGGAGGAACTGTGCATCTTCTCTTTCTGCCAGGAAATTGAATACTGGGGAATCAATGAGTTCTTCCTGGACAGCTGCTGTAGCTACCGTTACCATGATCGCAAACTAGAGAGCCGCCACAAGAGCTGGGATGAGGAGAGTGATGTTAGCAGTGTGGACACTTCTGTGGATGAGATCTCAGACCTGAACAAGGACATCCAGCACTTCCAGGAAATGCGCTGTGGAAACGCCCGGAAGTACCTGTGGCTGACTCTGGAGAACCCGGGCTACTCCATTCCCAGTAAGCTTTTCAGCTTTCTCTCCATAGCTGTGGTTCTGACCTCCATATCCATCATGTGCATTAACAGCCTTCCAGAGTACCAGCACTTTGACGAGGATGGCAAACAAGTGGAGGAGCCGACCCTGCAAGCGCTGGAGTTCTTCTGCATCTGCTGGTTCACCTTTGAGGTAGTGACGCGGATGCTTTTGGCGCCCAACAGGAGAAAGTTCTTCCGCCACCCGCTTAACATAATCGACATTGTGTCGGTGTTGCCCATCTATATCACGCTGCCCATTGACCTGGCGTTGGGCAGTGAATCAGAGCTGGGGAACCTGGGCAAATTGGTGCAGGTGTTCCGCCTCATGAGGATATTCAGGGTTCTGAAGCTGGCCAGACATTCAACAGGCCTCAGGTCTTTGGGAGCAACGCTAAGG caCAGTTACAGGGAGGTTGGCATCCTGCTGCTGTACCTGggcgtgggtgtgtgcgtgttctCTGGCTTTGCCTATACTGCAGAGTATGAGGAGGACGTGGGGCTGGATACCATTCCTGCCTGCTGGTGGTGGGGCACCGTCAGCATGACCACCGTGGGCTACGGCGATGTGGTGCCCGTCACGGTGGCCGGCAAGCTGGCGGCCAGTGGCTGCATCCTGGGTGGGACCCTGGTGGTGGCCCTGCCCATCACTATCATCTTCAACAAGTTCTCTCACTTCTACCGCAAGCAGAAGGCCCTGGAAGCCTCGGTGAGAAACAGCAACAAGAAGAAGGTCAAAGTGTGCAGTGACAATGtgcaggaggaagaggatgaggatggGGGTTTGGATAGGGATAGCCAGTGTCTGGAGGAGCTGGATGAGGATGAAGATGATGGAGGAGTGGTAAATTATAGCTATGTTGATCATCCACCGCTGCCTATGGAGAGGTCCAGCCCGTTGGCGAGGAGGAAAGAGTTCTTCAACTCTGAGTGCTTCACCATAAACACAGGACAGATGACAGAAGAATTATTACAGGGAAAGTaa